The following coding sequences are from one Epinephelus fuscoguttatus linkage group LG5, E.fuscoguttatus.final_Chr_v1 window:
- the hif1al gene encoding hypoxia inducible factor 1 subunit alpha, like isoform X2, producing the protein MDVTVVVYCCLQLELLGQSIYDFVHPCDQEELRDLMAPRPGLSKKPLAQQQNERNFFLRMKSTLTSRGRTVNIKSAAWKVLHCTGYIRQFDGSSRLSPAGRVMTLLCEPIPHPSSVEFPLGTFTFLTRHSMDLRFTHCEGRVTELVGYKPEDLIGRSAYQFHHALDSDHVNKSLHTLLSKGQVSTRHYRFLAKSGGFVWAETQATVLYSSKMSKPEAVVCLNFVLSAVEQPDVVFSMEQIRHGQPAEAEPLSPVLAPEDCGTSDISDPDSEHLISSSKTQRAGSDPSNSAELFFKLKEQPEELLQLAPAAGDVIVPLSGENFELSFTSPVSPKSVPDNPQDLCTPQLRKLLSPIFSPITPPSSSQESSPNPKQSPCEDKVLDNGKVDSFFAVWRDDLQKTGQTLEDTEEMDLEMLAPYISMDDDFQLTVLSSLPEEADKPLPSWPEPSSVSHAITASRKRCHNHDNEMLSQLMIQEKRQKHDPSSFEEELLLSHRLLGCLEVTDRSDLFLEPVLGKQTKLLTDRDPVLQGIQGLGNSAAVMRNIFTPLQPDLSLPLSPIT; encoded by the exons GTTTGAGTAAGAAACCACTGGCACAACAGCAGAATGAGAGGAACTTCTTCCTGCGCATGAAGAGTACCCTGACCAGCAGAGGGCGCACCGTCAACATCAAGTCTGCTGCCTGGAAG GTTCTTCACTGTACAGGGTACATCCGTCAGTTCGATGGCAGCTCCAGGTTGTCCCCTGCTGGCCGAGTGATGACCCTGCTGTGTGAACCCATCCCCCACCCATCCAGTGTGGAATTCCCTCTGGGCACCTTCACTTTCCTCACCCGCCACAGCATGGACCTTCGTTTCACACACTGCGAGGGCAG GGTGACAGAATTGGTGGGATACAAACCTGAAGATCTGATTGGTCGCTCAGCCTACCAGTTTCATCATGCACTCGACTCTGATCACGTCAACAAGAGCCTGCACACAT TGCTGTCCAAAGGTCAGGTGAGCACCAGACACTACCGTTTCCTGGCAAAGAGCGGTGGCTTTGTCTGGGCAGAGACTCAGGCGACTGTCCTTTACAGCAGCAAGATGTCTAAGCCTGAGGCCGTTGTCTGCCTGAACTTTGTACTCAG TGCTGTGGAGCAGCCAGATGTTGTTTTCTCCATGGAGCAGATCCGTCATGGCCAGCCGGCTGAAGCTGAACCCCTCTCACCAGTGCTGGCACCAGAAGACTGTGGGACTTCTGACATCTCTGACCCTGACAGTGAACATCTCATCAGCTCCAGCAAGACTCAGCGTGCAGGTTCAGATCCCAGTAACAGTGCAGAGCTCTTCTTCAAATTGAAAGAGCAGCCGGAGGAGCTTCTCCAGTTGGCTCCCGCAGCCGGAGACGTCATTGTCCCGCTGTCAGGGG AAAATTTTGAGCTGTCGTTCACCAGTCCAGTCAGTCCAAAGTCAGTGCCAGACAACCCTCAGGACCTGTGCACCCCACAGCTGCGAAAGCTCCTCTCACCCATCTTCAGCCCAATCACTCCACCGTCATCATCACAAGAATCCTCTCCCAATCCTAAGCAG AGCCCCTGTGAGGACAAGGTACTGGACAACGGCAAGGTGGACAGTTTCTTTGCTGTTTGGCGAGACGACCTTCAGAAGACAGGACAAACACTGGAG GACACGGAGGAAATGGATCTGGAAATGTTGGCTCCTTATATCTCTATGGACGATGACTTCCAGCTAACTGTCCTCAGCAGTTTGCCAGAGGAGGCTGACAAACCTCTGCCCTCTTGGCCTGAACCCTCGTCTGTATCGCATGCAATTACAGCGAGCAGAAAACG GTGCCATAACCACGATAATGAGATGCTGTCCCAGCTGATGATTCAggagaagagacagaaacatgaTCCTTCCTCATTCGAAGAGGAACTTCTTCTAAGCCACAGACTACTG GGTTGTCTGGAGGTAACCGACCGATCAGATTTGTTCCTGGAGCCGGTACTTGGAAAGCAGACAAAGCttctcacagacagagaccCTGTTCTGCAAGGCATACAGGGACTTGGCAACAGTGCAG ctgTGATGAGGAACATTTTCACACCTCTTCAACCTGACCTGTCACTGCCTCTCTCCCCCATCACCTGA
- the zgc:152863 gene encoding sushi domain-containing protein 6 isoform X1 — protein sequence MSASALYPTPCGCVSLVCGLLLLASSPLLTAGRLTNCTHPLVPEHGGFRCDPSPCRGFPLKSSIHIFCEPGYHLNNKVRVSRCRHGKWTPPIPACIPIREGPNMNSDDRVNDSMPSMATTAVGVSIFLLTTTACLVVKSRLYPCQSHSSRRPSDQLDLMVDGLPVSLPSYEEAVYGSWGQRLPACSAPGPTQLLLAQEAPSCHPSSLNNQSDGSQRPLLSSPENPPPPYEEVQSSHPRDRMRDGDSQQLRAVLSDDKDT from the exons ATGTCTGCGTCGGCCCTGTATCCAACGCCGTGTGGATGCGTCAGTCTGGTCTGTGGACTCCTCCTCCTGGCCTCCTCACCACTCCTCACAGCAG GCCGACTGACTAACTGCACTCACCCCCTGGTGCCAGAACATGGAGGTTTCCGCTGTGATCCATCACCGTGTCGAGGTTTTCCCCTCAAGAGCTCCATCCACATCTTCTGTGAGCCGGGATACCACCTCAACAACAAGGTCCGTGTCTCCAGGTGTCGCCACGGGAAATGGACGCCTCCGATACCTGCCTGCATCCCCATCAGAG AGGGCCCGAACATGAACTCCGACGACAGAGTGAATGACTCGATGCCAAGCATGGCGACAACAGCGGTGGGTGTGTCCATCTTCCTGCTCACCACTACTGCCTGCCTGGTGGTCAAGTCCCGCCTCTACCCCTGTCaatcacacag CAGCCGTCGCCCCTCAGACCAGCTTGACCTGATGGTGGATGGACTTCCTGTCTCCCTCCCCTCCTATGAGGAGGCGGTGTACGGCAGCTGGGGACAGCGCCTCCCTGCCTGCTCTGCGCCGGGACCCACCCAGCTCCTATTGGCACAGGAGGCTCCCAGCTGCCACCCGTCATCTCTCAACAACCAGTCGGACGGCAGTCAACGTCCCCTTCTGTCCAGCCCCGAAAACCCCCCGCCCCCGTACGAAGAGGTCCAGTCATCACATCCCAGAGACAGGATGCGTGACGGGGACTCCCAGCAGCTACGTGCTGTGCTTTCAGATGACAAGGACACTTGA
- the zgc:152863 gene encoding sushi domain-containing protein 6 isoform X2, whose translation MSASALYPTPCGCVSLVCGLLLLASSPLLTAGRLTNCTHPLVPEHGGFRCDPSPCRGFPLKSSIHIFCEPGYHLNNKVRVSRCRHGKWTPPIPACIPIREGPNMNSDDRVNDSMPSMATTAVGVSIFLLTTTACLVVKSRLYPCQSHSRRPSDQLDLMVDGLPVSLPSYEEAVYGSWGQRLPACSAPGPTQLLLAQEAPSCHPSSLNNQSDGSQRPLLSSPENPPPPYEEVQSSHPRDRMRDGDSQQLRAVLSDDKDT comes from the exons ATGTCTGCGTCGGCCCTGTATCCAACGCCGTGTGGATGCGTCAGTCTGGTCTGTGGACTCCTCCTCCTGGCCTCCTCACCACTCCTCACAGCAG GCCGACTGACTAACTGCACTCACCCCCTGGTGCCAGAACATGGAGGTTTCCGCTGTGATCCATCACCGTGTCGAGGTTTTCCCCTCAAGAGCTCCATCCACATCTTCTGTGAGCCGGGATACCACCTCAACAACAAGGTCCGTGTCTCCAGGTGTCGCCACGGGAAATGGACGCCTCCGATACCTGCCTGCATCCCCATCAGAG AGGGCCCGAACATGAACTCCGACGACAGAGTGAATGACTCGATGCCAAGCATGGCGACAACAGCGGTGGGTGTGTCCATCTTCCTGCTCACCACTACTGCCTGCCTGGTGGTCAAGTCCCGCCTCTACCCCTGTCaatcacacag CCGTCGCCCCTCAGACCAGCTTGACCTGATGGTGGATGGACTTCCTGTCTCCCTCCCCTCCTATGAGGAGGCGGTGTACGGCAGCTGGGGACAGCGCCTCCCTGCCTGCTCTGCGCCGGGACCCACCCAGCTCCTATTGGCACAGGAGGCTCCCAGCTGCCACCCGTCATCTCTCAACAACCAGTCGGACGGCAGTCAACGTCCCCTTCTGTCCAGCCCCGAAAACCCCCCGCCCCCGTACGAAGAGGTCCAGTCATCACATCCCAGAGACAGGATGCGTGACGGGGACTCCCAGCAGCTACGTGCTGTGCTTTCAGATGACAAGGACACTTGA